In Oryza glaberrima chromosome 8, OglaRS2, whole genome shotgun sequence, the following are encoded in one genomic region:
- the LOC127782866 gene encoding cytochrome b561 and DOMON domain-containing protein At4g12980: MSVLGVFLASLLLAAVAPARAAGGGCAAERFSSNRVYAACSDLPHLGASVHWTYDAAASASLSVAFVAAPPSPGGWVAWGLNPTDGGMAGTQALVALPKGGGGGYEVQTFDIEGYSLSAPGKLKYPATDLAAEVAADGRVSVFGKLALQNGTAEVNQVWQVGPVSSGSMVPHAMSSDNKAAMGKLNLLTGAATSSGGGGSNLRKKNTHGILNAVSWGLLLPMGAIFARYLKTFKSADPAWFYLHVACQLIGYGVGVSGWATGIHLGNLSKGITYSLHRNIGITVFALGTLQIFALFLRPKKDHKYRVYWNAYHHSVGYTIIILGIVNIFKGMSILNVEQKWKTGYIITISILGGIAVILEAVTWSIVLKRRKEENKSYNGASNGHLPLSM; this comes from the exons ATGTCCGTGCTCGGTGTCTTCTTGGCGTCGCTGCttctggcggcggtggcgccggcgagggcggcagGAGGGGGGTGCGCGGCGGAGAGGTTCAGCAGCAACCGTGTGTACGCGGCGTGCAGCGACCTGCCCCACCTGGGCGCGTCCGTGCACTGGACCTacgacgccgcggcgtcggcgtcgctgtCCGTGGCgttcgtcgccgcgccgccgtcgcccggcgGGTGGGTGGCGTGGGGGCTCAACCCGACCGACGGCGGGATGGCCGGCACGCAGGCGCTCGTCGCGCTGCCCaaggggggaggaggcgggtACGAGGTCCAGACGTTCGACATCGAGGGGTACTCGCTCTCCGCGCCGGGGAAGCTCAAGTACCCGGCGACCGACCTCGccgcggaggtcgccgccgacggccgcgtCAGCGTCTTCGGGAAGCTGGCGCTGCAGAACGGCACCGCCGAGGTGAACCAGGTCTGGCAGGTCGGGCCGGTCTCCAGCGGGTCCATGGTGCCGCACGCCATGAGCAGCGACAACAAGGCCGCCATGGGGAAGCTCAACCTCCTCACCGGGGCAGCCACCtcttccggcggcggcggcagcaacctCAGGAAGAAGAAT ACCCATGGAATCCTGAATGCTGTTAGCTGGGGTCTTCTACTTCCCATGGGAGCCATATTTGCTAGATATCTCAAGACATTCAAATCCGCCGATCCCGCGTGGTTCTACCTTCATGTAGCTTGCCAGCTGATTGGTTATGGTGTGGGAGTTTCTGGCTGGGCCACTGGCATTCATCTAGGTAACCTGTCTAAGGGAATCACCTATTCGCTTCACAGAAACATCGGGATCACAGTATTTGCGCTTGGTACCCTACAG ATCTTTGCGCTTTTCCTGAGGCCCAAGAAGGATCACAAATACCGTGTCTACTGGAACGCCTACCACCACTCGGTCGGTTACACCATCATCATACTCGGCATCGTCAACATCTTCAAAGGGATGTCCATCTTGAACGTGGAGCAGAAGTGGAAGACGGGCTACATCATCACGATCAGCATCCTGGGTGGCATTGCTGTGATCCTGGAAGCTGTTACATGGAGCATCGTcttgaagaggaggaaggaggagaacaAGTCCTATAACGGCGCTTCAAACGGTCACTTGCCACTCTCTATGTAA